From the Gemmatimonadota bacterium genome, the window CCGATTTCTCGCCGTAGTAGCTCCATCCCAGGATGGTCGAATAGGCGAAAAGCACCAGGCCCACGGCGACCAGGTAGCCGCCGAATCCCCCCGGCAATCCGGCGGTGAAGGCCGCGGCGGTGAGCGGCGCGCCTGTGTCGCCCGACAGCCAGACCCCCGTACCGATGATGGTGAAACCGGTGATCGTGCACACCACCAGGGTGTCGATGAAGGTCTGGGTCATGGATACCAGGGCCTGCGTGACCGGCTCCTTCGTCTGGGCGGCCGCGGCGGCGATGCCCGCGCTGCCCAGGCCGGATTCGTTGGAGAAGATACCTCGGGCCACGCCGAACTGGACCGCCTGCCGTACCATCGCGCCCGCGAAGCCCCCGGCGGCCGCGGCGGGTGTGAACGCGTGGGTGACCACGAGCTCGAAGATGCCCGGGATCGCCGAGGCGTTCATCAGGATGGCGGTAAGTCCGCCGAGGATGTACAGCACGATCATCGTGGGGACGATCAGGCTGGCCGCCCGCCCGATGCTCTTTATCCCGCCGATCAGGACCAGGCCCGTGCCGATCATCAAGACGATGCCGGTGATCCAGGGGTCCACGCCGAAACTGCTCTGGAGCACGTCGGCCATGGAATTCGACTGGGTCATGTTGCCGATGCCGAAGGCCGCGAGCGCCGCGAACAGCGCGTAGGCGCCCCCCATCCACTTCCAGCCCATGGCGTTGGAGATGTAGTACATGGGGCCGCCTTTCATAAGCCCCTTCGAATCCATCTCGCGGTACTTGACTGACAGGACCGCTTCCGAGTACTTCGTGGCCATGCCCACCAGGCCCGTCATCCACATCCAGAAGAGCGCGCCGGGTCCCCCGGCCGCGATGGCCGTAGCCACGCCCGCAATGTTACCCGTACCGACGGTCGCCGCCAGCGCCGTCATCAGGGCCTGGAAGTGGCTGATATCGCCATCTGCCCCGGTTTCCCGGCGCCTGACGAAGGCCAGGTAGAGCGCGTGCCACAGGGAACGGAACTGCACGCCTTTCAGCAGCACGGTCAGATAGAGGCCCGTGCCGCCCAGCAGCACCAGCATGGGCAATCCCCATACCAGGGCCTGGACGTCGCCGACATAATCAAGCAGCGTGTTTTCCATGGGGTATTCCGTGTGCGGGTGAAGAGGTAAACAACGATGGCCAACCTAAGAGCGAGGCAGAACCCATGTCAAGCACTTTCCATTTTGTTCCTTGATCTTTAAACGTCCCGCTTTTATAGTGAACCATCGCCGGAAACGGTTCCCATGGACCGTTCCGGCTGTCCGGCCTGAATTGCCACGAAGACCCTTTCCCATCAAGGATCATGCCACATGTCAATACTCCGAATTGGCATCGCGGGCGCAGGCGGCATGGGCGGCCACCACGCCCGGTTGCTGTCCGCCCGTGAAGATGCCAGGGTCGCATCCCTTTTCGATACCGACCCGGTCGCGATGAACCGGCTGGAGAAGACCTTGGGACCGGCGGCGCAGGGGTTGAATCACTACGCGGCGCTCGAAGCGATGATCGAATCGGAAGAACTGGACGGGATCGTCATCGCCACGCCCCATACCCGGCACGCGGACCAGGTACGGACCAGCCTGGAGGCGGGACTGCACGTGCTCGTGGAAAAACCCATGGCGACGACGACGCGGGACGCCCGGGACTTCATCGAATACTCGGAACGGGCCGGTAAAGTACTTGCCGTCGCCTACCAGCGCCATGGCGAAGGGAAGTTCATCAAGGCCCGGGAAATGATCGCGGAAGGGGCCATCGGAGACGTTCGCCTCGTGCACGTCATTATCGCCCAGGATTGCCTGGGGATTTTCAGCCCCGGCGCTTCCTGGCGCGCGGATCCCGAGCTCTCGGGCGGCGGCCATTTCATGGACACGGGCAGCCACATCAATGACATCCTGCTGTGGACGACGGGACTGGAACCGAAGTCCGTCCACGCCTTCATCAACCCGGAAGGCACTCTCGTCGACGTGAATACGGCTATTTCGGTGGCGTTTACGAACGGTGCCGTCGGCAACCTGTCCCACACCTCCATGTCACCCGAATGGCGGGAGGAGTTCACTTTCTACGGCACGGAGGGCGTGATGCGGTTCGGCGCGTCGGAACCCCTGTTCGTTCACCGAAAAGGCGAGGACATCCGTTTGCCGCAGACCCCCGGGCGCGGTAAACCTCCCGCGGACAACTTCATCGAGGCCATCCTGGGCGAGGCGGAAGTGCAAGCCCCACCCATATGCGGCCTGCGGGTGGTGCAGTTGACCGAGGCGGCCTACAAGTCGGCCGAGAGCGGAAAGCCCGAGGCGGTCGGTTGATTATTTGCACATAATCGCCGGTATTTACGTACGACACGTATCACATCACACATATCGTGGAAGGCATTGAGGAAGAACATGAGCAATCAGGAAACAAACGGATGTCCACTGTTTATCGACGGTAGCTGGGTCGACGCGGCCGGCGTAGCCACGGAACCGGTATTCAACCCGTCAGACGGCAGCGTCATCGCGAGAACGCCCATGTGCGGCACCTCCGAAGTCGACGCCGCGGTTCAAGCGGCACGGAAAGCCCTGCCCGATTGGTCG encodes:
- a CDS encoding sodium:alanine symporter family protein yields the protein MENTLLDYVGDVQALVWGLPMLVLLGGTGLYLTVLLKGVQFRSLWHALYLAFVRRRETGADGDISHFQALMTALAATVGTGNIAGVATAIAAGGPGALFWMWMTGLVGMATKYSEAVLSVKYREMDSKGLMKGGPMYYISNAMGWKWMGGAYALFAALAAFGIGNMTQSNSMADVLQSSFGVDPWITGIVLMIGTGLVLIGGIKSIGRAASLIVPTMIVLYILGGLTAILMNASAIPGIFELVVTHAFTPAAAAGGFAGAMVRQAVQFGVARGIFSNESGLGSAGIAAAAAQTKEPVTQALVSMTQTFIDTLVVCTITGFTIIGTGVWLSGDTGAPLTAAAFTAGLPGGFGGYLVAVGLVLFAYSTILGWSYYGEKSVVYLLGERSALPYRTLFCLFVGIGAVSELELVWGVSDIMNGLMAFPNLVALLFLSPIVAAETRRYAGKLRGETAPNGP
- a CDS encoding Gfo/Idh/MocA family oxidoreductase, with the protein product MSILRIGIAGAGGMGGHHARLLSAREDARVASLFDTDPVAMNRLEKTLGPAAQGLNHYAALEAMIESEELDGIVIATPHTRHADQVRTSLEAGLHVLVEKPMATTTRDARDFIEYSERAGKVLAVAYQRHGEGKFIKAREMIAEGAIGDVRLVHVIIAQDCLGIFSPGASWRADPELSGGGHFMDTGSHINDILLWTTGLEPKSVHAFINPEGTLVDVNTAISVAFTNGAVGNLSHTSMSPEWREEFTFYGTEGVMRFGASEPLFVHRKGEDIRLPQTPGRGKPPADNFIEAILGEAEVQAPPICGLRVVQLTEAAYKSAESGKPEAVG